Proteins encoded by one window of Clostridium perfringens:
- a CDS encoding septum formation initiator family protein → MIVKEFDYNGSSALKPQRKEQTIPSKETYDKKKKKIEQQRRKKQKDKKIKKSVYQIVLLILVVGGITISRDVKVYKTQQQLDSLNKEINSVITENEALKVQILKASSLDKIEETAKNKLKMILPTKENMIKLGESQATEGKQ, encoded by the coding sequence ATGATTGTAAAAGAGTTTGATTATAATGGTAGTTCAGCGCTTAAACCACAGAGAAAAGAACAAACTATACCAAGTAAAGAAACCTATGACAAGAAAAAGAAAAAAATCGAACAACAAAGAAGAAAAAAGCAAAAAGATAAAAAAATAAAAAAAAGTGTATATCAAATAGTACTTCTAATATTAGTTGTTGGTGGGATAACAATAAGTAGAGATGTAAAAGTTTATAAAACTCAGCAACAATTGGACTCATTAAATAAAGAAATAAATTCTGTTATAACGGAAAATGAAGCTTTGAAGGTTCAAATATTAAAGGCAAGTTCTTTAGACAAAATAGAGGAAACTGCTAAAAATAAATTAAAAATGATATTACCAACTAAGGAAAATATGATTAAGTTAGGCGAAAGCCAAGCTACTGAAGGTAAGCAATAG
- the rsmH gene encoding 16S rRNA (cytosine(1402)-N(4))-methyltransferase RsmH, giving the protein MEFKHVSVLLDECINALNIKEDGIYVDCTLGGAGHSSEIVKRLSSDGRLIGFDQDKDALKAAGERLKDYKNVTYVHSNFYAIYDVLTDLGIDGVDGILMDLGVSSYQLDNGERGFSYMQDAPLDMRMNRENEFSAYEIVNTYSEEELYRIIKEYGEEKFAKRIASFIVKNREEKNIETTLELVEIIKAAIPAKARREGPHPAKRTFQAIRIEVNKELEIISKTILDGVKKLNKGGRMAIITFHSLEDRIVKNTFKELANPCTCPSEFPVCVCNRKPEVKLISRKPIEASKEELEFNPRSRSAKLRIIEKL; this is encoded by the coding sequence ATGGAATTTAAACACGTTTCGGTTTTGCTAGATGAGTGCATAAATGCTTTAAATATAAAAGAAGATGGTATATATGTAGACTGTACATTAGGTGGTGCAGGTCATTCAAGTGAAATAGTAAAAAGACTATCAAGTGATGGTAGATTAATAGGATTCGATCAAGACAAAGATGCTTTGAAAGCTGCTGGAGAAAGATTGAAAGACTATAAAAATGTTACATATGTTCATAGTAATTTCTATGCTATATATGATGTATTAACAGATTTAGGCATAGATGGAGTAGATGGTATCCTTATGGACTTAGGAGTTTCTTCTTATCAATTAGATAATGGAGAAAGAGGATTTAGTTATATGCAAGATGCTCCTTTAGATATGAGAATGAATAGAGAAAATGAATTCTCAGCATATGAAATAGTTAATACATATTCAGAAGAGGAATTATATAGAATAATCAAAGAATATGGAGAAGAAAAATTTGCTAAAAGAATAGCGAGTTTCATAGTTAAAAATAGAGAAGAGAAAAATATAGAAACTACTTTGGAATTAGTTGAGATAATTAAAGCCGCAATTCCAGCAAAGGCTAGAAGAGAAGGACCACATCCAGCTAAAAGAACATTCCAAGCTATAAGAATAGAAGTTAACAAGGAACTTGAAATTATAAGTAAGACTATTTTAGATGGAGTTAAGAAACTTAATAAAGGTGGAAGAATGGCAATAATAACATTCCACTCATTAGAAGATAGAATTGTTAAAAATACATTTAAAGAATTAGCTAATCCATGCACATGTCCAAGTGAGTTTCCTGTATGTGTTTGCAATAGAAAGCCAGAAGTTAAGCTTATAAGCAGAAAACCTATTGAGGCTAGCAAGGAAGAGCTAGAATTTAATCCAAGAAGTAGAAGTGCTAAGTTAAGAATAATAGAAAAATTATAA
- a CDS encoding stage V sporulation protein D — translation MKKKKNKGFKDYKITKSLRFGRTYWTMIVVWGLLGVLTLRLSYVMIFKHKEYGSMAEEQWKNEIKIGAKRGEILDRNGAQLAVSANVYRVDLDLKTLREDTFTKDDTDDTKKEKLNKIAGELGTVLDMPKEEVYDKINSTLPSGLPATSVTLIRKIEKDKADSAKNLKIRGVIVSQDTKRYYPDNNFLAQVLGRVDADGIGQGGIEREYNVELSGLPGMRISEVARNSSGIPYSNSEFAKPVDGKDVTLTVDETIQYFAEKVAEEGKKEYKADGVSIIVMNPKNGEILAMANKPDYNPNEPYKGYENFPGKDKTEKMENMWKNDAVSNSFEPGSIFKMVTSSAAVQEGIAGGNETYFCPGGKNVSGTYIKCWKPDGHGTETFDQILENSCNVGFMDIGQKLGKEKLNEYIEKFGFGKQTGIDLPGETTGIVLPNDKIGPVELATISFGQTDSASSVQMMAAMNTIANGGTWIQPHIMKEISHEDTSGARVVDKTFVPKKIDNIIDQKTAMRVSEALEKTVHFGSPKRAYIEGYGIAGKTGTAEKVKASGGYGAGYVASFAGFAPYNDPQVSVLISVDNPKGEYFGGLVAAPLAHDLFSDIFNYMELDSSKIDKNKSKEEILPEVRGMSLDKAKAILDKDNIKYSVEDGGNSVVDMNPKPGYTIKEGDEIKLYTKTTSNYNKDVVVPDFNGLSMEKAKEILNKIGLKGTFAGEGVIKEQSVAQGDVVKSGTSIEFKLDKK, via the coding sequence GTGAAAAAGAAGAAAAACAAAGGATTTAAAGATTATAAAATAACAAAATCGCTTAGATTTGGAAGAACATATTGGACCATGATAGTAGTATGGGGATTACTAGGAGTATTAACCTTAAGATTATCATACGTAATGATTTTTAAGCATAAAGAATATGGTTCAATGGCAGAAGAACAATGGAAAAATGAAATAAAGATAGGTGCTAAAAGAGGAGAAATACTAGATAGAAATGGAGCTCAATTAGCTGTTAGCGCTAATGTTTATAGAGTGGATTTAGATCTTAAAACTTTAAGAGAAGATACATTTACTAAAGATGATACAGATGATACAAAAAAAGAAAAGCTTAATAAAATTGCAGGGGAGCTAGGTACTGTTTTAGATATGCCTAAAGAAGAGGTATATGATAAGATAAATAGCACTTTACCATCAGGATTGCCAGCTACTTCTGTTACTTTAATTAGAAAGATAGAAAAAGATAAAGCTGATAGTGCTAAGAATTTAAAGATAAGAGGAGTAATAGTTTCACAGGATACAAAGAGATATTACCCAGATAATAATTTCTTAGCTCAAGTATTAGGAAGAGTTGATGCAGATGGTATAGGTCAAGGTGGTATAGAGCGTGAATATAATGTGGAGTTATCAGGTTTACCAGGAATGAGAATATCAGAAGTTGCAAGAAATAGTAGTGGAATACCTTATTCAAATTCTGAATTTGCAAAGCCTGTGGATGGTAAAGATGTCACACTAACCGTTGATGAAACTATACAATATTTTGCAGAAAAAGTTGCAGAAGAAGGAAAAAAAGAATATAAAGCAGATGGGGTTAGTATAATAGTTATGAATCCTAAAAATGGAGAAATATTAGCTATGGCTAATAAACCAGATTATAATCCTAATGAACCTTATAAAGGGTATGAAAATTTCCCTGGTAAAGATAAAACTGAAAAGATGGAAAATATGTGGAAAAATGATGCCGTATCAAATTCATTTGAGCCAGGATCTATATTTAAAATGGTAACATCTTCAGCTGCCGTACAAGAAGGGATAGCAGGTGGAAATGAAACATATTTTTGTCCAGGTGGAAAAAATGTATCTGGAACTTATATAAAATGTTGGAAGCCAGATGGGCATGGAACTGAAACTTTTGACCAGATATTAGAAAACTCTTGTAACGTTGGGTTTATGGACATAGGTCAAAAACTTGGAAAAGAAAAATTAAATGAATATATAGAAAAGTTTGGATTTGGTAAGCAGACAGGAATAGATTTACCTGGAGAAACAACAGGTATAGTATTGCCAAATGATAAAATAGGTCCAGTAGAACTTGCAACCATATCATTTGGTCAAACAGATAGTGCTAGTTCAGTTCAAATGATGGCAGCTATGAACACAATTGCTAATGGAGGAACATGGATACAACCTCATATAATGAAGGAAATAAGCCATGAAGATACAAGTGGAGCAAGAGTAGTGGATAAAACTTTTGTACCTAAAAAGATTGATAATATAATAGATCAAAAAACAGCTATGAGAGTTTCAGAGGCTCTAGAAAAAACTGTTCATTTTGGATCTCCTAAGAGAGCTTATATAGAGGGATATGGAATTGCAGGTAAAACTGGTACAGCTGAAAAGGTTAAGGCTAGTGGAGGATATGGTGCAGGGTATGTAGCGTCCTTTGCTGGATTTGCTCCATATAATGATCCACAAGTTTCAGTTTTAATATCTGTAGATAATCCAAAGGGGGAATACTTTGGAGGATTAGTAGCGGCACCATTAGCTCATGATTTATTTAGTGATATATTTAACTATATGGAATTAGATAGTTCAAAGATAGACAAAAATAAATCAAAAGAAGAGATTCTGCCAGAAGTTAGAGGTATGAGTTTAGATAAGGCTAAAGCTATTTTAGATAAAGATAATATAAAATATTCTGTAGAAGATGGTGGGAATTCTGTAGTTGATATGAATCCTAAGCCGGGATATACAATCAAAGAGGGAGATGAAATTAAACTTTACACTAAAACTACTTCAAATTATAATAAAGATGTTGTAGTACCAGATTTTAATGGACTTTCCATGGAAAAAGCAAAGGAAATTTTAAACAAAATTGGCTTAAAGGGTACTTTTGCAGGAGAGGGAGTTATTAAGGAACAAAGTGTAGCTCAAGGTGATGTAGTTAAAAGTGGTACATCAATAGAATTTAAATTAGATAAGAAATAA
- a CDS encoding UDP-N-acetylmuramoyl-L-alanyl-D-glutamate--2,6-diaminopimelate ligase, producing the protein MILKSLLKGLDYEVIKGNEESKVQNIRYDNRKIEQGDAFVCVKGFKVDGHSFIGDAIKKGAKTLIVQEDVSVQEDITIIKVRDTRKALAIMSSNYFGNPKDKLKIIGITGTNGKTTSAFIIKSILEKAGFMTGLIGTIANYIGNKKVDAVRTTPESYELHELFKNMVDAGVEYCVMEVSSHSLELDRVYGIQFEEGIFTNLTRDHLDFHKTFENYYNAKFKLFERSNHSIINLDDPYGANIVKDIEERGLKTKVSTFSIEKESDFKAFEIKSHSNGSEFKVNLESIEEFSINIPGEYNIYNSLGCIICAYNLNIPMDKIKEGLSDVVIPGRCELVAKEKNLPYSIIIDYAHTPDGLENILSTVKAFTKNRMISVFGCGGDRDKVKRPQMGKIGCELSDIAIITSDNPRSEEPMDIINDIVKPLNYDNFVIEVNRKEAIRKAMNMALEGDVIVIAGKGHETYQILKDETIHFDEREVVYDILEGK; encoded by the coding sequence ATGATTCTTAAAAGTTTATTAAAGGGCTTAGATTATGAAGTTATAAAAGGTAATGAAGAGTCAAAAGTACAAAATATAAGATATGATAACAGAAAAATAGAACAAGGGGATGCCTTTGTTTGTGTAAAAGGCTTTAAAGTAGATGGACATTCCTTTATTGGTGATGCTATTAAAAAAGGAGCTAAGACATTAATAGTTCAAGAAGATGTAAGTGTTCAAGAAGACATAACAATAATAAAGGTTAGAGACACTAGAAAAGCCTTAGCAATAATGTCTTCAAATTATTTTGGAAATCCAAAGGATAAACTTAAAATAATAGGAATAACAGGAACTAACGGTAAAACCACTTCTGCTTTTATTATTAAATCTATCTTAGAAAAGGCAGGATTTATGACAGGTTTAATAGGAACCATAGCAAACTATATAGGAAATAAAAAAGTAGACGCAGTAAGAACTACACCAGAATCTTACGAACTTCATGAGCTATTTAAAAATATGGTTGATGCTGGAGTAGAATATTGCGTTATGGAAGTTTCATCCCACTCTCTAGAGTTAGATAGAGTATATGGAATTCAATTTGAAGAAGGAATTTTCACTAATTTAACTAGAGATCATTTAGATTTTCATAAAACCTTTGAAAACTATTATAATGCTAAATTTAAGCTTTTTGAAAGAAGTAATCATAGTATCATAAACTTAGATGATCCATATGGAGCTAATATAGTTAAGGATATAGAAGAAAGAGGATTAAAGACTAAGGTTTCTACTTTTTCAATTGAAAAAGAGTCAGACTTTAAGGCTTTTGAGATTAAAAGTCACTCAAATGGTTCAGAATTTAAGGTGAATTTAGAAAGTATAGAAGAATTTTCTATAAACATTCCTGGAGAATATAATATATATAACTCATTAGGTTGTATAATATGTGCATATAACTTAAATATTCCAATGGATAAAATTAAAGAAGGATTAAGTGATGTGGTTATACCAGGAAGATGTGAGTTAGTAGCAAAGGAGAAAAATTTACCTTATAGCATAATAATAGATTATGCACACACACCAGATGGATTAGAAAATATTTTAAGTACAGTAAAGGCCTTTACTAAAAATAGAATGATTTCTGTATTTGGTTGTGGAGGAGATAGAGATAAGGTTAAGCGTCCTCAAATGGGTAAAATAGGATGTGAATTATCAGATATTGCAATAATTACTTCAGATAATCCAAGAAGTGAGGAGCCTATGGATATAATTAATGACATAGTAAAACCACTTAATTATGATAACTTTGTTATTGAAGTTAATAGAAAAGAAGCTATAAGAAAAGCAATGAATATGGCTTTAGAGGGAGATGTTATTGTTATAGCTGGTAAAGGACATGAAACATATCAAATACTAAAGGATGAAACAATACACTTTGATGAAAGAGAAGTTGTATATGATATTTTAGAAGGCAAGTAG
- the ychF gene encoding redox-regulated ATPase YchF, which translates to MKLGMVGLPNVGKSTLFNAITKAGAESANYPFCTIEPNVGVVSVPDKRLDVLEKIYNTKKKVYTAIEFYDIAGLVKGASKGEGLGNKFLSHIREVAAIVHVVRCFDDENVVHVEGSVDPIRDIETINLELIFADLDVLERRMEKTMKLVRSGDKTAKFEYDVMERLKAHLEANKPARTLEATEDEEAFVKSLFLITSKPVLYACNISEDDMMEGNLDNEYVQKVRAYAETENSGIMVVCAKLEEELSGLDEEEKAEMLSEYGLEESGLDKLIQASYKLLGLMSYLTAGVQEVRAWTIKQGTKAPQAAGKIHSDIERGFIRAEVVSYDDLVECGSEAAAKEKGVYRLEGKEYVMKDGDIVNFRFNV; encoded by the coding sequence ATGAAATTAGGAATGGTTGGATTACCAAATGTTGGTAAAAGTACATTATTCAATGCTATTACAAAAGCAGGAGCTGAATCAGCAAACTATCCTTTCTGTACAATAGAACCAAACGTAGGTGTTGTAAGTGTACCAGATAAGAGATTAGATGTTTTAGAAAAAATATATAATACAAAGAAAAAAGTATATACTGCAATAGAGTTTTATGATATAGCAGGATTAGTTAAAGGTGCTAGTAAAGGTGAAGGATTAGGAAATAAATTCTTATCACACATAAGAGAAGTTGCAGCTATCGTTCATGTTGTAAGATGCTTTGACGATGAGAATGTTGTTCACGTAGAAGGTTCTGTAGATCCAATAAGAGATATAGAAACTATAAACTTAGAACTTATCTTTGCAGACTTAGATGTTCTTGAAAGAAGAATGGAAAAGACTATGAAGTTAGTAAGATCAGGTGATAAAACTGCTAAGTTTGAGTATGATGTAATGGAAAGATTAAAAGCTCACTTAGAAGCAAATAAACCAGCTAGAACTTTAGAAGCTACTGAAGATGAAGAAGCTTTCGTAAAAAGCTTATTCTTAATAACTTCAAAACCAGTTTTATATGCTTGTAACATATCAGAAGATGATATGATGGAAGGAAACTTAGATAATGAATATGTTCAAAAAGTTAGAGCATATGCTGAAACTGAGAATTCAGGAATCATGGTTGTTTGCGCTAAACTTGAAGAGGAATTATCAGGATTAGATGAAGAAGAAAAAGCTGAAATGTTATCTGAGTATGGATTAGAAGAATCAGGTCTTGATAAACTTATACAAGCAAGTTACAAATTATTAGGATTAATGAGTTACTTAACTGCAGGGGTACAAGAAGTTAGAGCTTGGACAATAAAACAAGGAACTAAAGCTCCACAAGCAGCAGGTAAAATTCACTCTGATATAGAAAGAGGATTCATAAGAGCTGAGGTTGTTTCTTATGATGATTTAGTAGAATGTGGTTCAGAAGCAGCTGCTAAAGAAAAAGGTGTTTACAGATTAGAAGGTAAAGAATACGTAATGAAAGATGGAGATATAGTTAACTTCAGATTCAACGTATAA
- a CDS encoding UDP-N-acetylmuramoyl-tripeptide--D-alanyl-D-alanine ligase, which translates to MLELNLQEIVKATKGALLKEADVKEIKAVSTDTRKIEEGTMFIALKGENFNGNNYVLDAFNKGAKIAIVDEVKCDLNELKEDVALIKVQNTGRALMDLAKFYREKLGLKVVGITGSAGKTSTKDLVAAVLSYKYKVFKTKGNFNNEIGLPLMILELDSTYDVAILEMGMRGLGQIKELAEIASPDLGIITNIGISHIEILKTRENILKAKMEIATFFDKNNTLVVCGNDDFLGALPEAEYKIVKTGVGENFKIGAKNIALEELSSKFTVYDGEKEEEFSLDMPGEHNISNLMLGIAIAKELGVSFEEMKRGLKNIEATSMRLELIKKDGFSILNDCYNSSPVAVKSAIDVMKNIEGKRRIAVLGTMRELGHKSEEAHEEIGKYAKENGIEKVLCFGDFSENIKEGYGEGCTVYENKEELIKDLLNIICDGDIILVKASRSLKFEEITKALLEK; encoded by the coding sequence ATGCTAGAGTTAAATTTACAAGAGATTGTAAAAGCTACTAAGGGAGCTTTATTAAAAGAAGCTGATGTAAAAGAAATAAAGGCTGTATCAACAGATACAAGAAAAATTGAAGAAGGAACTATGTTTATTGCCTTAAAAGGTGAAAATTTTAATGGAAATAACTATGTTTTAGATGCATTTAATAAAGGTGCTAAAATTGCTATAGTTGATGAAGTTAAATGTGACTTAAATGAGTTAAAAGAGGATGTGGCTTTAATTAAGGTTCAAAATACTGGAAGAGCCTTAATGGATTTAGCTAAGTTTTATAGAGAAAAATTAGGATTAAAGGTTGTTGGTATTACTGGTTCAGCGGGAAAGACTTCTACTAAGGATTTAGTGGCTGCTGTTTTAAGTTATAAATATAAGGTTTTTAAAACAAAGGGAAACTTTAATAACGAAATAGGATTACCTCTAATGATATTAGAATTAGATAGCACATATGATGTGGCTATTTTAGAAATGGGAATGAGAGGTCTTGGACAAATTAAAGAGCTTGCAGAAATAGCATCACCTGATTTAGGTATTATAACTAATATAGGTATTTCTCACATAGAAATATTAAAAACTAGAGAAAACATATTAAAAGCTAAGATGGAAATAGCAACTTTCTTTGATAAAAACAATACCCTTGTTGTTTGTGGAAATGATGACTTTTTAGGAGCCTTACCTGAGGCTGAATATAAAATAGTTAAAACTGGAGTTGGAGAAAATTTTAAGATAGGAGCTAAAAATATAGCTTTAGAAGAACTTTCATCTAAATTTACAGTTTATGATGGAGAAAAAGAAGAAGAGTTTTCTTTAGATATGCCAGGAGAACATAATATAAGCAATCTAATGTTAGGAATTGCTATAGCAAAAGAATTAGGTGTTTCCTTTGAAGAAATGAAAAGGGGATTAAAAAATATTGAAGCTACTTCAATGAGATTAGAGCTTATAAAAAAAGATGGATTTTCAATTTTAAATGATTGCTATAATTCAAGTCCAGTAGCTGTTAAATCAGCTATAGATGTTATGAAAAACATAGAAGGAAAGAGAAGAATAGCAGTTTTAGGAACAATGAGAGAACTAGGACATAAATCAGAGGAAGCTCATGAGGAAATAGGTAAATATGCAAAGGAAAATGGAATAGAAAAAGTACTTTGTTTTGGTGACTTCTCAGAAAATATTAAAGAAGGATATGGAGAAGGATGCACTGTATATGAAAATAAAGAAGAACTAATAAAAGATTTACTTAACATTATATGTGATGGAGATATTATATTAGTTAAGGCATCTAGAAGTTTAAAATTTGAAGAAATAACTAAAGCATTATTAGAAAAGTAA
- the pdaA gene encoding delta-lactam-biosynthetic de-N-acetylase: protein MIKKVFSLLFSIMMILSITLNTKVSAKEFNSPCTKEFNWYYSFSKEEGVPHGPKETPYISNHKVVYCGDTSKKEIFLTFDEGYENGNTAKILDILKENQVPAAFFVTRPYIKDYPDLIKRMDEEGHLVCNHTSHHPSMAKILDKEKFTKEFTEVEEEYSKVTGKEMPKFFRPPMGKYSEQSLAYTEELGYTSVFWSFAYKDWLVDEQPSKEAAKKKILDKVHNGEIALLHAVSDTNTAILDEILKELKSNGYEFKSLNDLTPKKE, encoded by the coding sequence ATGATTAAGAAAGTTTTTTCATTATTATTTTCAATAATGATGATTCTATCTATTACTTTAAACACAAAAGTAAGTGCAAAAGAATTTAATAGCCCTTGTACAAAAGAATTTAACTGGTATTATTCTTTTAGTAAAGAGGAAGGTGTTCCTCATGGGCCAAAAGAAACTCCTTATATAAGCAATCATAAAGTTGTATATTGTGGAGACACATCAAAGAAAGAAATTTTTCTTACTTTTGATGAAGGATATGAAAATGGTAATACAGCAAAAATACTTGATATATTAAAAGAAAATCAAGTTCCTGCTGCCTTCTTTGTAACAAGACCATATATAAAAGACTATCCAGACCTTATAAAAAGAATGGATGAAGAGGGCCATCTTGTATGTAATCACACTTCTCATCATCCATCTATGGCTAAAATACTTGATAAAGAAAAATTTACAAAGGAATTTACTGAAGTTGAAGAGGAATACTCTAAAGTTACTGGAAAAGAAATGCCTAAATTCTTTAGACCTCCAATGGGTAAATACAGTGAACAATCCTTAGCTTACACTGAAGAACTTGGTTATACCTCTGTTTTTTGGAGTTTTGCTTATAAAGATTGGTTAGTTGATGAGCAACCTTCTAAAGAAGCTGCTAAGAAAAAAATATTAGATAAAGTTCATAATGGTGAAATAGCTCTGCTTCATGCCGTATCAGATACTAATACTGCTATTTTAGATGAAATTTTAAAAGAGTTAAAATCTAATGGTTATGAATTTAAATCCTTAAATGATTTAACTCCTAAAAAAGAATAA